In Oscarella lobularis chromosome 18, ooOscLobu1.1, whole genome shotgun sequence, the following proteins share a genomic window:
- the LOC136198068 gene encoding uncharacterized protein, whose amino-acid sequence MSTSSTARHPLCCHISPVISLAPEDEDDRYMPTAAVIEVGQYRWKELGGLLVSARDLQAIEQSTASNKLRLYKAITTWETKESTSLGSLMHRILCEEFGITNKMLLLAEPRPLYCTEEALKGQATSFGQKLLNSFSTPIGDNFRIARACAAAGAEKWEDIGCDLMLPVEKFDKIKCSFSSNENRLYHVLLSNPRKTVGAVLAAFQRNSVDVKEIQNAFDHLDSYEAIFEAALQRGAVKVNRCHVIVVGQDGTGKSCLVNSLLNEKFEENKASTDGAAHVTALEWSQTDRAFCLDKMFAQACFSTETLGSIKKEEEELEEYDKYEDIYEDIYIYGDDLSRKSELWVPPTPSPPTSPPTSPPQRQASLPPNFSSPQTPPPTPLQRSVSVSSITTPRRKYYFDELRRKSDEMATLNMKNISDLGGQEVYLATHSALMPNDSKSVVYVVVTDISKKLSDKATPSFRPKEGGKRDLSKEMGWVRQNRDFLLYWFGAITVAHDLHSLSELNELSDDDDDTCSAAEVNLPPVLVIGTHIDELEKKFPSDTDSVKEWLEDQKSLFETLIDGNKIVEHIFIPRKKKQCKEFAQFIGRIFLVNNTLSGSCLGIKQIKETIDSFCNERVQPLFWVYLEICLMDWKKNNGTAIAKVEDVITVAHDPQIGIRNPQEVLAALKFLSSLGVVFYYPDVPSLKDYVFTDPTWVINALTSFVTARPPLGKFERAFKNLKETGIMKMSLMRHRFKNAGLPWEDEKERNAVIHFLQQLDIITDCVASESSEFYYVPSILTKIFDDDPLWKTFDHEGPFPPPLLVIPTTLQFIPEYLFFRLVTRYLRLYQDKDSVQDPQLSRHCCVFMSSLTKPRLQIELLYHNRGKWIALTVGKDKRIPALNDTSNVFNDIRRELHREMTEVCNKGMKGFSFHLCCQLNAEAEIDVKSMPILTDEYDPSVPDLYSLKKQVLLSEKEYNRINRWFKSHRSDPSAAAAAESDGSNKFPDGSSPVNDRLKLAVAHVGESAWDVILLYLGFSTDYQKQLRQDYDKNYLRLAKVIEDWQKRSPEVATVERLLKICDKSKIGSHAIKTEYEQTP is encoded by the coding sequence ACAAGCTCGACAGCCAGACACCCCCTGTGTTGTCATATATCACCAGTTATTAGTCTAGCACCAGAGGATGAGGACGATAGGTATATGCCTACTGCGGCTGTGATTGAAGTCGGTCAGTATCGATGGAAAGAATTAGGAGGCCTGTTGGTTTCCGCTCGCGATCTACAAGCGATCGAACAGTCAACAGCATCCAACAAGCTCCGCTTGTACAAAGCGATTACCACCTGGGAAACTAAAGAGTCCACTAGCCTAGGATCCTTGATGCATCGTATCCTTTGCGAAGAGTTCGGTATTACTAACAAGATGCTGCTACTGGCAGAGCCACGACCCTTATATTGTACAGAAGAGGCTCTCAAAGGACAGGCTACTTCGTTTGGACAGAAACTGCTCAATTCGTTTTCCACGCCAATTGGTGACAATTTCAGGATTGCAAGGGCCTGCGCTGCAGCCGGTGCTGAAAAATGGGAAGACATTGGATGTGATCTTATGCTCCCAGTTGAAAAGTTTGATAAAATCAAATGTTCATTTTCCAGCAATGAGAATCGACTTTATCACGTTCTTCTCAGCAATCCCAGAAAAACCGTTGGTGCAGTACTTGCAGCTTTTCAACGTAATTCCGTTGATGTTAAAGAAATCCAAAATGCTTTTGACCATTTGGATAGTTATGAAGCGATTTTTGAAGCGGCTTTGCAGCGTGGTGCAGTCAAAGTGAATCGCTGTCATGTCATCGTCGTTGGTCAAGACGGTACTGGGAAGTCATGCCTAGTCAATTCGCTTCTGAACGAAAAGTTTGAAGAGAACAAAGCGAGCACGGACGGCGCCGCTCATGTCACAGCTCTTGAATGGTCTCAAACAGACAGAGCTTTCTGTCTCGACAAGATGTTTGCGCAGGCATGCTTCAGTACAGAAACATTGGGCtcaatcaaaaaagaagaagaagaactaGAAGAATATGACAAATATGAAGATATATATgaagatatatatatatatggtGATGACCTGAGTAGAAAAAGCGAGTTGTGGGtaccgccgacgccgtctccACCCACATCGCCACCTACATCGCCACCACAACGTCAAGCAAGTCTTCCTCCcaatttttcttcacctCAAACACCGCCCCCAACGCCTCTTCAAAGGTCTGTCAGCGTGAGCAGCATAACCACTCCTCGCCGGAAATATTACTTTGATGAATTGCGGAGAAAGAGCGACGAGATGGCGACATTGAATATGAAAAACATCTCGGACTTGGGTGGTCAAGAAGTCTATTTAGCTACTCACTCTGCTTTAATGCCAAACGACTCCAAATCCGTCGTTtatgtcgtcgtcactgaCATATCCAAAAAGTTATCGGACAAAGCCACACCCAGTTTTCGTCCAAAGGAAGGCGGCAAAAGAGATTTAAGCAAAGAAATGGGCTGGGTTCGCCAAAACCGCGACTTCCTTTTGTATTGGTTTGGCGCAATCACCGTTGCTCATGATCTTCACAGCCTGAGTGAATTGAACGAATTgtctgatgacgacgatgacacTTGTTCAGCAGCAGAAGTCAATCTTCCGCCTGTTCTTGTCATTGGGACACATATAGATGAGctcgaaaagaaatttccAAGTGATACCGACTCAGTCAAAGAATGGCTTGAAGATCAAAAAAGTTTATTTGAGACACTGATTGATGGCAACAAAATCGTTGAACACATTTTCATTCCACGCAAGAAAAAACAGTGTAAAGAATTTGCTCAATTTATTGGCCGAATCTTTCTTGTAAACAACACACTCTCCGGCTCCTGTCTCGGCATAAAGCAAATTAAAGAGACAATTGACTCGTTCTGCAACGAACGAGTACAGCCTCTTTTTTGGGTATACTTGGAAATTTGTCTAATGGATTGGAAGAAGAACAATGGCACAGCCATCGCGAAAGTAGAAGACGTCATCACAGTCGCCCACGATCCACAAATAGGAATTCGAAATCCTCAAGAAGTCCTTGCTGCTCTCAAGTTTCTTTCTAGTCTTGGAGTTGTCTTCTATTACCCCGATGTtccgtctttgaaagactACGTTTTCACTGATCCAACTTGGGTTATCAACGCactgacgtcgtttgtcACGGCGAGACCTCCCCTGGGAAAGTTTGAACGAGCTTTCAAAAATCTAAAGGAAACCGGCATCATGAAAATGAGTCTTATGAGGCATCGCTTCAAAAACGCCGGCCTACCGtgggaagacgaaaaagaacgaaatgCCGTTATCCATTTCCTCCAGCAGCTCGACATTATCACTGATTGCGTTGCCTCAGAATCTTCAGAATTCTACTACGTTCCTTCAATTCTGACGAAAATTTTCGATGATGATCCACTATGGAAGACTTTCGATCACGAAGGCCCGTTTCCGCCTCCTTTGCTCGTTATTCCGACGACACTGCAATTCATTCCAGAGTacctcttctttcgtctcgtcaCGCGATACCTGCGACTCTATCAAGATAAAGATTCAGTACAAGATCCGCAACTCTCTCGACACTGCTGCGTCTTCATGAGCAGCCTAACCAAACCTCGCCTACAAATTGAGCTGCTCTATCACAATCGTGGAAAATGGATTGCTCTGACCGTCGGAAAAGACAAGCGCATTCCGGCGCTGAACGACACTTCAAACGTCTTCAACGATATCAGAAGAGAGCTTCATAGGGAGATGACAGAGGTTTGCAATAAGGGGATGAAGGGATTTTCCTTTCACCTATGCTGTCAGCTAAATGCTGAAGcagaaattgacgtcaaaagtaTGCCCATCCTTACTGATGAATATGATCCCAGCGTGCCAGACTTATACAGTCTTAAAAAGCAAGTCCTCTTGAGCGAAAAAGAATACAATAGGATAAATCGCTGGTTCAAGTCTCACCGTTCTGATCcaagcgccgccgccgccgccgaatcTGACGGCAGCAATAAATTTCCCGATGGCTCTTCTCCGGTAAACGATCGCTTGAAATTGGCGGTGGCTCACGTTGGTGAATCAGCGTGGGACGTTATTCTGTTGTACCTGGGCTTTAGTACTGATTACCAAAAGCAGCTTCGTCAGGATTATGACAAAAATTACCTCAGGCTAGCAAAGGTGATTGAAGATTGGCAAAAGAGAAGTCCTGAGGTTGCTACAGTTGAAAGATTACTGAAGATTTGTGATAAATCCAAAATAGGATCACATGCAATCAAGACAGAGTACGAGCAGACACCTTGA
- the LOC136198069 gene encoding phosphatidylinositide phosphatase SAC2-like, with the protein MDIDFCETPDAFILKRGDSSLWCSRIDGRLEVRPAIEETGQMVGVVYGYLGSIRLTPQSDKKLVVVSECTPLGLYPGRQHMVYRIDKIALITLSPFPFRDYDMLGAYAPKRRDVVPNPKLIADYQKARGGESEKMSKEKEKIEKRCQEELLRMFNGSESFYFSNDFDLTKSLNLNDEEKGDTPIWRQADPTYFWNYHMLGDLIETAKKRGPQTEKLYSPWLLPIIQGYIEINQPLTEPPQSSPQPRKKLSPLPFSLALISRRSRFRAGTRYKRRGIDAEGHVANHVETEQILAYGKQRFSFVLLRGSIPIYWSQPGTRYRPPPQLDRTPDESQSAFRRHFDDLIARYDRVVAINLVEQSGREGIVGSAYDRQAESYDNEKLACVSFDFHKHCKGMHYENVALLVDSLELTSKKMRFFWKNADSVLSRQIGVFRVNCMDCLDRTNVVQSALARAVLEIILFKISLKNPDENLAASWTSIFQDMWANNGDAISRQYAGTDALKGDYTRTGERKWAGVVRDGLNSANRFYVNLFRDRYRQDVIDVMQGERGDSDVDKEWTMVKEEDLTSFMRYCQDRLVPENEAAAGGCQTWALLLIQGEAGAGEEEAVFMVTAIAFYVVKCDVDGEDVKEFEKLPIEDVERIIVGLGDAGRECMQIECAHDIRRTFTTLRSSQGGDVLKGIIDALARVRKAEIGVDTEVIRRRIDARTGKGLGRRAVRLSSQYLIRQSAKMFRGVRRRANAMSSPDLTRKFAQKKREDLGRSQFYAKETPDLLVPVFRERNKSRTQFLDL; encoded by the coding sequence ATGGACATTGATTTCTGCGAGACGCCGGACGCGTTTATTCTAAAACGCGGGGATTCGAGTCTTTGGTGCAGTCGAATCGACGGGCGACTCGAAGTACGACCGGCAATCGAAGAAACAGGTCAGATGGTGGGCGTAGTGTACGGCTATCTCGGTTCGATTCGTCTCACGCCGCAATCGGACAAGAAACTGGTCGTGGTTAGTGAGTGCACGCCCCTTGGGCTGTATCCGGGACGCCAGCACATGGTTTATCGCATCGACAAAATCGCACTAATAACGCTATCCCCGTTTCCCTTTCGCGATTACGACATGTTGGGGGCGTACGCGCCGAAACGGCGCGACGTTGTCCCTAATCCAAAACTGATCGCCGATTATCAAAAAGCGCGGGgaggcgaaagcgaaaaaatgtcaaaagaaaaggaaaaaattgagaaaCGATGTCAGGAAGAACTCCTACGCATGTTCAACGGTTCCGAATCATTCTATTTCTCCAAcgatttcgatttgacgaaATCGTTAAATTTGAATGATGAGGAAAAAGGCGACACGCCCATCTGGCGTCAAGCCGATCCGACATATTTTTGGAACTATCACATGCTCGGCGATTTAATCGAAACGGCAAAGAAACGGGGCCCCCAAACGGAGAAACTCTACTCGCCATGGTTACTACCTATAATCCAAGGTTACATTGAAATCAACCAGCCGTTGACGGAACCGCCTCAATCGAGTCCGCAACCGCGAAAAAAACTCTCCCCTCTTCCCTTTTCACTTGCTCTCATATCGCGACGCTCTCGTTTCCGCGCGGGAACGCGCTACAAGCGTCGCGGAATCGACGCAGAGGGCCACGTGGCAAACCACGTGGAAACCGAACAAATACTTGCATACGGAAAACAGCGtttttcgttcgttctcCTACGCGGTTCGATACCGATTTACTGGAGCCAACCGGGAACTCGCTATCGACCCCCGCCGCAACTCGATCGGACCCCGGACGAATCGCAGAGcgcatttcgacgtcatttcgacgaTTTAATCGCGCGCtacgatcgcgtcgtcgcgatcaaCTTAGTCGAGCAAAGCGGTCGCGAGGGAATCGTCGGAAGCGCGTACGATCGTCAAGCGGAGTCGTACGACAACGAGAAgctagcgtgcgttagctTCGACTTCCACAAACACTGCAAGGGTATGCACtacgaaaacgtcgcgcttctcgtcgacagtcTCGAATTGACTTCGAAAAAAATGCGATTTTTTTGGAAAAACGCCGATTCCGTGCTATCCCGTCAAATCGGCGTTTTTCGCGTCAATTGCATGGACTGTCTCGATCGCACAAACGTCGTCCAATCAGCCCTAGCGCGCGCGGTCCTAGAAATAATCCTATTTAAAATCTCGCTTAAAAATCCCGACGAGAATCTCGCCGCCTCTTGGACGTCGATATTCCAAGACATGTGGGCGAATAACGGCGACGCAATCAGTCGCCAATACGCCGGCACGGACGCACTCAAAGGCGATTACACGCGCACAGGCGAGCGAAAGTGGGCGGGGGTCGTACGGGACGGTCTCAACTCAGCAAATCGTTTCTACGTGAATCTCTTCCGCGATCGCTATCGTcaagacgtcatcgacgtcatgcAAGGCGAAAGGGGCGATAGCGACGTCGATAAGGAGTGGACGATGGTAAAAGAGGAagatctgacgtcatttatgAGGTATTGTCAAGATCGACTCGTCCCGGAAAACGAGGCGGCAGCTGGGGGCTGTCAAACGTGGGCTCTCTTATTAATTCAAGGGgaggcgggggcgggggaaGAGGAGGCCGTTTTCATGGTAACGGCGATCGCTTTCTACGTCGTCaaatgcgacgtcgacggggaAGACGTTAAGGAATTCGAAAAGCTGCCCATAGAGGACGTAGAGCGAATTATCGTCGGTCTAGGCGACGCGGGGCGCGAGTGCATGCAAATCGAATGCGCGCACGACATTCGGCGAACGTTTACGACGCTACGATCGTCGCAgggcggcgacgttcttAAGGGGATCATAGACGCTTTAGCGAGGGTTCGAAAGGCGGAAATAGGCGTCGATACGGAGGTTATTAGGCGGAGAATTGACGCGAGAACGGGGAAAGGGTTGGGACGGCGAGCCGTACGTTTGTCGTCGCAGTATTTGATACGGCAGAGTGCGAAAATGTTTCGCGgggtgcgacgacgagcgaatgCCATGTCGAGTCCCGATTTGACGCGAAAATTCGCgcagaaaaagagagaggatTTGGGTCGAAGTCAGTTCTATGCGAAGGAGACGCCGGATTTGTTGGTGCCGGTTTTTCGCGAGAGAAACAAATCGCGAACGCAATTTCTAGATTTGTAG
- the LOC136198071 gene encoding sorting nexin-19-like, translating into MILATTTFLAFLFVLALVDVVSFCLAIFFTFSGIAFAAICRKRTDSVKSASAALLELGERLVQSPTREKLQRRRHAFKDRSELPKRLENEAKRTNELIIQDFVESWFTDLGDDARFPAETRRLLACATNQIFNLLRQIPTNHLVRDVLLLFSDHVTHFQKTTPYKNRWEVYAQSTKIHPGLTSGSRSSEQNHIRILLNILLELVLSQNEADCVGGAFLLNDALASNALISLIDHFSQPLNVNRIVVDVLEKLSPELKAELRRLDDEEVPDEINHVTTKENVVDDDVLFSDNYNDTPLSSSRATPTSFDEYDESRSNSVDDVLVGDDSNDFSPVIHDISRVTVPPPDHVHDFSHMLAITHVETIVQGDFKVFAIKYSDAIWKTSAEDGDVVLSQSVFRRYSEFISLDKALKSSAFGHLVKRVQLPARGRFRGLNPFAKSDDVFLNQRRVHLEAYLHILLSKPPVRNSNVLKEFLAFDKDPQVAFVGLRKRTNSFIAGLSGALNKAKINIREGLPIIKSMRGKSANVPAEKSSYLAMQYFHAYLLSKSWLHEAAATPIPRLTDQLIHNLKSHKVSLQDSALCDGIFSLGAEALDGKNVWLRRHGVQDIFLNVFGSLVDRLINRELQDVLTEARWIHYLRLLRESLWPEGKLREGEEEASADEKAKAKQMAYNYLRDFVPVVVRLAIGPSTFDEGLRGLLESLQDAQINRHLLYCLLDLLLLHLLVANGNSPGIVR; encoded by the exons ATGATTCTTGCGACGACCacttttctcgcgtttctcttcgttctCGCGCTCGTGGATGTCGTCAGCTTCTGTCTCGCAATATTTTTCACGTTCTCCGGCATAGCATTTGCCGCGATCTGCCGAAAACGAACCGATTCGGTGAAATCGGCGAGCGCCGCCCTTCTGGAGCTCGGCGAGCGCCTCGTCCAATCGCCGACGCGAGAAAAACTTCAAAGACGACGCCACGCCTTCAAAGATCGCTCCGAACTCccgaaacgactcgaaaacgaagcgaagcgaacgaacgaattAATCATCCAGGACTTTGTCGAAAGCTGGTTCACCGACTtgggcgacgacgctcgcttTCCCGCCGAAACGCGTCGCCttctagcgtgcgctacaaATCAAATCTTCAATTTACTTCGTCAAATTCCGACGAATCATCTCGTGCGCGACGtcctccttcttttttcCGATCACGTGACTCATTTTCAGAAAACCACGCCCTATAAAAATCGATGGGAAGTGTACGCGCAATCTACAAAAATACATCCGGGACTCACGTCAGGATCCCGTTCAAGCGAACAGAATCACATTCGAATTCTCCTCAACATTCTCCTTGAACTCGTTCTCTCGCAAAATGAAGCAGACTGCGTGGGCGGGGCCTTTCTTCTCAATGACGCGCTCGCCTCAAACGCTCTCATCTCTCTCATCGATCACTTTTCCCAACCTCTAAACGTcaatcgaatcgtcgtcgacgttctcgaaaAACTCTCGCCCGAACTCAAAGCCGAATtacgtcgtctcgacgacgaggaagtcCCGGATGAAataaatcacgtgaccacgaaagagaacgtcgtcgacgacgacgttcttttctctgatAATTATAATGATACCCCGTTGTCTTCCTCGCGTGCCACGCCCACGTCTTTTGACGAGTACGACGAGTCGAGATCCAATTCTGTCGATGACGTTCTCGTgggcgacgattcgaatgACTTTTCGCCGGTTATTCACGATATATCGCGCGTCACCGTACCGCCGCCCGATCACGTGCACGATTTTTCCCACATGTTAGCCATTACTCACGTAGAAACAATAGTGCAAGGCGATTTCAAAGTATTCGCGATTAAG TACTCGGACGCGATTTGGAAGACGAGTGCCGAGGACGGAGACGTAGTTTTGTCGCAAtccgtttttcgtcgctaTAGCGAATTCATCAGCTTAGACAAAGCGCTGAAATCGAGCGCCTTTGGCCACCTAGTCAAAA GGGTCCAGTTGCCGGCTAGAGGTCGTTTTCGCGGTCTTAATCCATTTGCTAAGTcagacgacgtctttttgaaTCAGAGGCGAGTTCACTTGGAAGCCTATTTACAC ATACTTTTGTCGAAGCCTCCGGTGAGGAATAGTAATGTACTCAAAGAGTTTCTTGCTTTCGATAAGGATCCGCAAGTGGCGTTTGTCGGGTTGAGGAAGCGGACAAATTCC TTTATTGCCGGTCTCTCCGGCGCTCTCAATAAAGCAAAGATAAATATTAGAGAAG GCCTTCCCATTATAAAGTCTATGCGCGGCAAAAGTGCGAACGTTCCCGCGGAAAAATCTTCCTATTTGGCTATGCAATACTTTCACGCGTATCTCCTATCGAAATCGTGGCTTcacgaagcggcggcgactccCATTCCGCGACTCACAGATCAACTAATTCATAATCTCAAATCTCACAAAG TTTCCCTACAAGATTCGGCTCTTTGCGATGGAATATTTTCGCTTGGGGCCGAAGCTTTAGACGGGAAAAACGTCTGGCTTCGTCGCCACGGCGTCCAAGATATTTTCCTAAATGTTTTTGGAAGCTTAGTCGATAG GCTTATAAATCGAGAGCTACAGGACGTTTTGACCGAAGCTAGATGGATTCATTACTTACGATTACTCAGGGAGTCCCTGTGGCCGGAGGGAAAGCTTCGCGAAGGCGAGGAGGAGGCGAGTGcagacgaaaaagcgaaagcgaagcaaATGGCTTATAATTATTTACGCGATTTTGTACCTG TTGTCGTACGATTGGCTATTGGTCCTTCGACGTTTGATGAAGGACTCCGCGGTTTGCTTGAGTCGTTGCAAGATGCTCAAATCAATAG GCATTTATTGTATTGCCTTCTCGATTTACTACTTCTACATCTTTTGGTTGCGAATGGAAATAGTCCGGGGATAGTACGATAG
- the LOC136198076 gene encoding TNFAIP3-interacting protein 3-like: protein MIEPSENRLQEALRANRSWKEQYERFTKDSESTIEKLKEERRQNREKIERLTAELQRQSGSKLHTLELQNETMHGKLNYLSSKFDEVQAECDELRRKNERLGREIREYRQEAEMQRHQSATFQEDFERERAEKKELQQKNRQLHSQVQKLTGERKTLREDAELLRGQLAMYDPYFKKTSKRH from the exons ATGATTGAACCCAGTGAAAATCGA CTGCAAGAGGCTCTCAGAGCGAACAGATCGTGGAAGGAGCAGTACGAAAGATTCACTAAGGACAGTGAAAGTACTATAGAAAAACTGAAAGAGGAAAGGCGTCAAAACCGAGAAAAAATCGAGCGTCTCACTGCAGAACTGCAACGGCAATCTGGAAGCAAATTGCACACTTTAGAATtacaaaacgaaacgatgcATGGGAAATTAAATTACCTGAGTAGCAAATTCGATGAAGTGCAAGCGGAATGTGACGaattgagaagaaaaaacgaaagacttGGCAGAGAAATTAGAGAATACAGACAAGAGGCAGAAATGCAAAGGCATCAA TCTGCTACATTTCAAGAAGActtcgaaagagagagagcggagaaaaaggaacTACAGCAAAAGAACAGGCAACTTCACAGTCAAGTCCAGAAACTGACTggcgagagaaaaacgcttcGCGAAGACGCGGAACTACTAAGAGGACAG TTGGCAATGTATGACCCTTACTTCAAAAAGACCAGCAAAAGACACTAG
- the LOC136198074 gene encoding stromal cell-derived factor 2-like protein 1 — protein sequence MSPGSVLVVFLASFVASTTSAGFQYVTCGSVLKLLHIQTNSRLHSHEVRYGSGSGQQSVTGVSQSDDANSYWVVKGTEDKPCRRGNPIKCGATIRLNHLSTRLNLHSHLFQSPLSNHQEVSAFGENGVGDTGDYWTLECDDEYWERDEAIIMKHKDTGMFLSATGHTYGRPIHGQREIVAVSDSGYASQWKAMEGVYVKPSEEK from the exons ATGTCGCCTGGAAGCGTCCTAGTAGTTTTTCTTGCGTCTTttgtcgcttcgacgacgtcagcaG GATTCCAGTACGTAACGTGCGGATCCGTTCTCAAGCTCTTACACATACAGACGAATTCTCGTCTTCATTCGCACGAAGTTCGCTACGGATCGGGCAGCGGACAACAG TCTGTAACGGGCGTATCGCAGTCGGACGACGCGAATAGTTATTGGGTGGTGAAAGGAACCGAAGATAAACCGTGTCGGCGAGG AAATCCCATAAAATGCGgagcgacgattcgtttgAATCATTTAAGCACGCGATTAAATCTTCACAGTCACCTATTTCAGTCGCCGCTAAGCAATCACCAGGAAGTGAGCGCTttcggcgaaaacggcgtcggaGATACGG GTGACTATTGGACGCTtgaatgcgacgacgaatattGGGAAAGAGACGAAGCAATCATAATGAAGCACAAGGATACGGGAAT GTTTCTCTCAGCAACAGGGCACACATACGGGAGACCAATTCACGGTCAAAGAGAAATTGTAGCTGTTTCTGATAGTGGCTATGCAAGCCAATGGAAAGCAATG GAAGGGGTTTATGTGAAACCATCGGAAGAAAAATGA
- the LOC136198075 gene encoding protein tyrosine phosphatase type IVA 2-like yields the protein MKHSENNDRGPHPARFSARGNGGAGGAQLGAPTFIDYQSMRFLITDRPQASNLSIYVEQLNKHNVKTLVRVCEPTYDTEKLIENGISVQDWAYDDGEGPPKKVIDDWLDLIDTWFRDKPGKCVAVHCVAGLGRAPVLVAIALMEAGMAYEDAVEFIRKKRRGAINAKQLSFLSTYRPRRKKKGKCTIQ from the exons ATGAAGCACTCGGAGAACAACGATCGAGGTCCTCATCCCGCTCGATTCTCCGCTCGAGGCAACGGGGGCGCTGGCGGTGCCCAATTGGGGGCCCCGACGTTCATCGATTATCAGTCGATGCGCTTTCTTATCACCGATCGTCCCCAGGCATCGAACTTATCAATTTATGTAGAG CAACTAAACAAGCACAACGTGAAAACACTTGTGCGCGTATGCGAGCCCACCTACGATACAGAAAAACTTATCGAAAACGGAATATCCGTTCAG GATTGGGCCTATGATGATGGAGAGGGACCTCCGAAAAAGGTGATCGATGATTGGCTGGATCTTATCGACACGTGGTTTAGAGATAAACCAGGCAAATGTGTTGCCGTTCATTGCGTTGCCGGATTGGGAAG AGCTCCAGTCCTTGTGGCAATTGCTCTAATGGAGGCAGGAATGGCCTACGAAGACGCAGTAGAATTTATAAGAAA AAAGCGACGTGGAGCTATAAATGCCAAGCAACTGTCATTTTTGTCTACTTACCGGCCtcggagaaagaaaaaagggaaGTGTACGATCCAATGA
- the LOC136198073 gene encoding proteasome inhibitor PI31 subunit-like, translating to MAVETRCSCETDVLVLMAHRSVIKAGLHLIGVGETTDEKRLDELPEGWNSSSDDVYVLKYEESGRKYLMKSLKMGRQLLVHFLRLGSEEIYHFGLNIDDFVQGTEYSNPYGCMTNMDKLEEILEKEFLRKIFPKQEKFQYATRQDRRQQVDIPNPDPLRMGRPPHNPPGLMEPSPFGFGDSDRMPPFPSLGGGMGGMVMDPFRRGGGGRLGPSFTGDPRLPRGAVPPGARFDPFGPPLGGGGGGGERPEIDYDHLPPPGFDDMYM from the exons ATGGCTGTCGAGACACGATGCTCGTGCGAAACAGACGTTCTCGTCCTAATGGCTCACAGGAGTGTAATCAAAGCCGGTCTACACTTGATTGGGGTCGGGGAAACGACG GACGAAAAAAGGCTCGACGAACTGCCGGAGGGATGGAACTCGTCGTCAGATGACGTTTACGTGTTGAAATACGAAGAAAGCGGGCGAAAATATCTGATGAAAAGCCTCAAAATGGGGCGACAACTTTTGGTTCATTTTCTC AGACTTGGAAGTGAGGAAATCTATCACTTCGGTCTAAATATCGATGATTTTGTACAAGGAACCGAATATTCGAATCCATACGG CTGCATGACGAATATGGATAAATTGGAGGAAATCCTTGAGAAAGAATTTCTGAGAAAAATTTTTCctaaacaagaaaaatttcaatatGCTACAAGACAAGATCGTCGTCAGCAAGTTGATATTCCTAACCCAGATCCTTTGAGAATGGGTCGTCCTCCCCACAACCCTCCCGGATTAAT GGAACCGAGTCCCTTTGGGTTTGGAGACTCTGACAGAATGCCACCATTTCCTAGTCTAGG GGGTGGAATGGGTGGCATGGTTATGGATCCGTTCAGAAGAGGCGGAGGGGGGAGACTTGGGCCAAGTTTCACGGGGGATCCACGGTTGCCAAG AGGCGCGGTACCCCCTGGAGCGCGTTTTGATCCGTTTGGACCGCCTTTGGGAGGCGGGGGAGGCGGAGGTGAAAGACCAGA AATTGACTACGATCATCTTCCGCCGCCCGGATTCGACGACATGTACATGTGA